Proteins co-encoded in one Flavivirga eckloniae genomic window:
- a CDS encoding DUF3817 domain-containing protein, which produces MKKYFTTTIGRLRLYGFLEGISLLVLVFIAVPIKHMFHNPNWVKTIGPIHGALFLLFVFNALRVGIEQKWPFKETTWKVIVACFIPFGTFYIDQRILKHLK; this is translated from the coding sequence ATGAAAAAGTATTTTACTACTACAATCGGACGTTTGCGCCTTTATGGCTTTTTAGAAGGCATATCGCTATTAGTTTTAGTTTTTATAGCTGTTCCAATAAAGCACATGTTTCATAATCCAAACTGGGTAAAAACAATAGGCCCTATTCACGGAGCATTATTTCTACTCTTTGTTTTTAATGCACTACGTGTTGGCATTGAACAAAAATGGCCTTTTAAAGAAACCACCTGGAAAGTTATTGTAGCTTGCTTTATTCCTTTTGGGACTTTTTATATTGATCAAAGAATATTAAAGCATTTGAAATAA
- a CDS encoding TetR/AcrR family transcriptional regulator, whose amino-acid sequence MKKAEATRLNILQKAFELIYVKGYQTTSIDDIIATTQVTKGAFYYHFKNKDEMGLAIINEILKPTLKNSFVTPLQNEENPINAIYNLMYNLLMENEFLKVEYGCPAANFTQEMTPWNIKFSNALDTLTKEWTETMIATIEKGKSNGFIHKDTNAKQTTMFILSGYWGIRNYGKLENSKKVYIPYLKELKNYLNSLK is encoded by the coding sequence ATGAAAAAAGCGGAAGCAACAAGACTGAACATTCTTCAAAAAGCATTTGAATTAATTTACGTTAAGGGATACCAAACCACTAGCATTGATGATATTATTGCTACTACACAAGTCACCAAAGGTGCCTTCTATTACCATTTTAAAAACAAAGACGAAATGGGGCTTGCCATTATTAACGAAATTCTAAAACCCACACTTAAAAACAGTTTTGTAACGCCCTTACAGAATGAGGAGAATCCTATAAATGCTATTTACAATTTAATGTACAATCTACTTATGGAAAATGAATTTTTAAAAGTTGAGTATGGTTGTCCCGCTGCCAATTTCACACAAGAAATGACACCGTGGAATATTAAATTTAGTAACGCGCTGGATACACTAACCAAAGAATGGACAGAAACAATGATAGCAACCATTGAAAAGGGTAAAAGTAACGGTTTTATTCATAAAGACACAAATGCAAAACAAACCACCATGTTTATTTTATCTGGCTATTGGGGTATAAGAAATTATGGAAAATTGGAGAACAGCAAAAAGGTTTATATACCTTATTTAAAAGAACTTAAGAATTATTTAAACAGTCTGAAATAA
- a CDS encoding PNPOx family protein, which yields MKHPSKYHHDNDINHMIKVIKAYPLAKFISVKDNQPLIPHLPLIYTTVLYDVKMFEITIDSWEGKFKHSLNKNTHNIEYASAELLQTNQ from the coding sequence TTGAAACATCCGTCTAAATATCATCATGATAATGATATTAATCACATGATAAAAGTGATTAAAGCCTATCCGCTAGCTAAGTTTATTTCAGTAAAAGACAATCAACCATTAATTCCCCATTTACCGTTAATTTATACAACCGTACTATATGACGTAAAGATGTTTGAAATTACAATTGATTCTTGGGAAGGTAAATTTAAACACTCCCTGAACAAAAACACACATAATATTGAATATGCCAGTGCTGAATTATTGCAAACCAATCAATAA
- the radC gene encoding RadC family protein encodes MQEKLVSFPIKNWSQGDQPREKLQYKGREILSDAELVAILIGSGNKDESAVALSKRILASVDNNLSELGKLSIMELMEFKGIGEAKAITIAAALELGRRRRGEEALEKNKITSSRSVFELMQPKIGELRHEEFWIIYLNNSNKVIQKNQLSKGGITGTLVDVRLVLKNALEVGATGLILTHNHPSGALKPSQADIQITSKLKKAAQSIDIKVLDHLIITEKAYFSFADETLL; translated from the coding sequence ATGCAGGAAAAGCTAGTATCGTTCCCAATAAAAAACTGGTCGCAAGGTGATCAACCACGTGAAAAATTACAATATAAAGGTAGAGAAATATTAAGTGATGCAGAATTAGTAGCTATTTTAATAGGCTCTGGTAATAAAGATGAAAGTGCAGTAGCTTTGTCTAAGAGAATTTTGGCAAGTGTAGATAATAATTTAAGTGAATTGGGGAAGTTATCTATTATGGAACTAATGGAGTTTAAAGGTATTGGAGAAGCTAAAGCCATAACTATTGCAGCTGCTTTAGAATTAGGAAGGAGAAGAAGAGGAGAGGAAGCTTTGGAAAAAAATAAAATAACATCCAGTAGGTCGGTTTTTGAGCTTATGCAGCCCAAAATAGGGGAGTTACGGCATGAAGAGTTTTGGATTATTTATTTAAATAATTCTAATAAGGTTATTCAAAAAAATCAACTAAGCAAAGGAGGTATTACAGGAACTCTTGTTGATGTACGATTGGTATTGAAAAATGCTTTAGAGGTTGGGGCAACTGGATTAATATTAACTCATAACCATCCTTCTGGAGCTTTAAAACCCAGTCAGGCTGATATACAAATTACAAGTAAATTAAAAAAAGCAGCACAAAGTATAGATATTAAAGTATTAGATCATCTAATTATAACAGAAAAAGCATATTTTAGTTTCGCAGATGAAACTCTCTTATAA